A region of uncultured Carboxylicivirga sp. DNA encodes the following proteins:
- a CDS encoding flavodoxin has translation MSQIGIFYGPQLGSVEKVANLIAERLGKDRVELIPVKNCEAEAINKFDNIILGASTIGKTNWDSEYKDTDWDVFATKLENAKWEGKKVAIYSLGDHIQYAEHFVDAIGWIYERLEKLNVEVVGFCPAEDYDFIESEGVRDGQFMGLPVDEDTEPEMTDLRVKNWVKRLINEFGF, from the coding sequence ATGTCTCAGATTGGAATCTTTTATGGTCCGCAACTTGGAAGTGTTGAAAAAGTTGCCAATTTAATTGCGGAACGTCTTGGAAAAGATCGGGTTGAACTTATTCCTGTAAAGAATTGTGAGGCGGAAGCCATTAATAAATTCGACAATATAATTTTAGGTGCCTCTACGATAGGTAAAACTAATTGGGATTCAGAATATAAAGATACAGATTGGGATGTTTTTGCAACCAAGCTTGAAAACGCCAAATGGGAAGGAAAGAAAGTTGCAATTTATAGTCTGGGTGACCATATACAGTATGCAGAACACTTTGTTGATGCCATTGGCTGGATCTATGAAAGATTGGAAAAACTGAATGTTGAGGTGGTTGGTTTTTGTCCGGCTGAAGATTATGATTTTATTGAATCAGAAGGTGTTCGCGATGGTCAGTTTATGGGGCTTCCTGTAGATGAAGATACTGAACCTGAAATGACTGATCTCAGAGTGAAAAATTGGGTGAAACGACTCATTAATGAGTTTGGTTTCTAA
- a CDS encoding DUF4956 domain-containing protein gives MNTYIAIITSMFSQLLKSFSWEEDIRFLDIKLINIGDFTELVVRFLLNLLLIFIIVHFMYARNSKRKDFYFSYLSIGVIVFLMCFLLSSVKLELGFAMGLFAIFGIIRYRTDAIPIKEMTYLFIVIGISVINALANKKVSYTELMFTNGIILLGLWFLEKRLSLKQENSITLIYEKIENINTMRKSELLEDLQERTGIAIKRYEIQKIDFLRDIAEITLFYNVNGND, from the coding sequence ATGAATACATATATTGCAATCATCACATCCATGTTTTCTCAATTACTAAAATCATTTTCTTGGGAAGAGGATATCCGTTTTTTAGATATTAAACTGATAAACATTGGTGACTTCACCGAACTGGTAGTTCGTTTTCTACTTAACTTACTACTCATCTTTATCATTGTACATTTCATGTACGCACGAAACAGCAAACGCAAAGATTTTTATTTCAGCTATTTATCAATAGGCGTCATTGTATTCTTAATGTGTTTTCTGCTGAGTAGTGTAAAACTCGAATTAGGGTTTGCCATGGGGCTCTTCGCCATTTTTGGTATTATACGCTATCGAACAGACGCTATTCCAATAAAAGAAATGACATACTTGTTCATCGTTATCGGAATCTCCGTTATCAATGCTCTGGCAAACAAAAAAGTAAGCTATACCGAATTGATGTTCACCAACGGTATTATTTTACTTGGACTATGGTTCCTGGAAAAACGCTTAAGTCTTAAACAGGAAAATAGCATCACTTTAATTTATGAGAAGATTGAAAATATTAATACCATGAGAAAAAGTGAATTGCTTGAGGACTTACAGGAAAGAACCGGAATAGCAATCAAACGCTACGAAATTCAGAAGATAGACTTCCTGAGAGACATAGCCGAAATCACATTGTTTTATAATGTAAATGGTAACGATTAA
- a CDS encoding pyridoxal phosphate-dependent aminotransferase has protein sequence MQQNSNTPISRSIVDRVLEKYQIEDLNRATIREIVSVVNDIEDESGQKYIRMEMGVPGLLPSEIGTQAEIEALKRGVASKYPMLEGIKPLKLEASRFVKAFVDLDISAECCVPTVGSMQGSYANFLVTGKLYAEKDTILFIDPGFPVQKQQLDVLGYKYESFDVYDYRGEALREKLESYFVTGKIASVLYSNPNNPTWICFTERELKIIGELATKYDVVVIEDLAYFAMDFRQDLSQPFEAPFQASVGHYTDNYVLLISSSKAFSYAGQRTGLMCVSDKLFHRKYDHLQKRFGLAKYGQVLVSRVLYSLSSGASHSAQYALAAMLKAASDGEFKFLDEVKEYGKRGQWMKELFLDNGFELIYDKDMDEPLADGFYFTIRYGQMSGGELLKELLYYGVSAITLGKTGSKQEGLRACVSQTGKERFAELKERLELFRNNHA, from the coding sequence ATGCAACAAAATAGTAACACACCAATTTCCAGGTCAATAGTTGACCGGGTATTGGAAAAATATCAAATAGAGGATCTAAACAGAGCCACTATTCGTGAAATTGTTTCTGTTGTTAACGATATTGAAGACGAATCGGGTCAGAAATACATTCGGATGGAGATGGGGGTTCCCGGATTACTTCCGTCTGAAATTGGAACCCAAGCTGAAATTGAAGCTCTTAAAAGAGGTGTTGCATCAAAGTATCCAATGCTGGAAGGTATAAAACCTTTGAAACTGGAAGCTAGTCGCTTTGTAAAAGCGTTTGTTGATTTAGATATTTCTGCAGAGTGTTGTGTGCCTACTGTTGGTTCGATGCAAGGTTCGTATGCTAACTTTTTGGTTACCGGAAAGTTATATGCCGAAAAAGATACGATTTTATTTATTGATCCGGGATTTCCGGTACAAAAGCAGCAGCTGGATGTACTAGGATATAAATATGAATCGTTTGATGTATATGATTACAGAGGTGAGGCTTTGCGCGAAAAGCTGGAATCATATTTTGTTACCGGTAAGATTGCTTCTGTTCTCTATTCAAATCCCAATAATCCAACGTGGATTTGTTTTACAGAGAGGGAGTTGAAGATAATTGGTGAGTTGGCAACAAAATATGATGTGGTAGTTATCGAAGATCTAGCTTACTTTGCAATGGATTTCCGACAGGATTTGTCTCAACCTTTTGAGGCTCCGTTTCAAGCAAGTGTTGGACATTATACCGATAATTATGTTTTATTGATTTCGAGCTCAAAGGCCTTTAGTTATGCTGGTCAACGGACTGGTTTAATGTGTGTTTCGGATAAATTGTTTCATCGTAAATATGATCATTTGCAGAAACGATTTGGATTAGCTAAATACGGACAGGTTTTGGTGTCCCGGGTATTATACAGCTTATCATCCGGTGCCAGTCACTCTGCTCAATATGCTTTAGCTGCCATGCTAAAAGCTGCTTCTGACGGTGAATTTAAGTTTCTGGATGAAGTAAAAGAGTATGGGAAAAGAGGACAATGGATGAAAGAGTTGTTTTTAGATAATGGATTTGAGTTGATATACGATAAGGATATGGATGAGCCCTTGGCTGATGGTTTTTATTTTACTATCCGATATGGCCAAATGAGTGGTGGTGAATTATTGAAAGAGCTGTTGTATTATGGTGTCAGTGCCATAACACTTGGTAAGACAGGTAGTAAACAAGAAGGGTTAAGAGCTTGTGTATCACAAACCGGCAAAGAACGCTTTGCTGAGTTAAAAGAGAGATTAGAGTTGTTCAGAAATAATCATGCATAA
- a CDS encoding 4Fe-4S dicluster domain-containing protein, with product MAKAKGAIVVDTKACKGCGVCVTACPTKVIELAAEVNGKGYHYAYMANPDSCIGCANCGIVCPDTCITVYRAKADATA from the coding sequence ATGGCAAAAGCGAAAGGTGCAATAGTTGTTGACACAAAGGCCTGTAAGGGATGCGGAGTGTGTGTAACTGCTTGCCCTACAAAAGTAATTGAATTGGCTGCCGAAGTAAACGGTAAGGGGTATCATTACGCCTACATGGCCAACCCCGATTCGTGTATCGGTTGTGCCAATTGTGGGATTGTTTGTCCCGACACATGTATTACTGTTTATCGAGCGAAAGCAGATGCTACTGCTTAA
- a CDS encoding polyphosphate polymerase domain-containing protein, which translates to MKLLDTSCFRPISLEQMDGVKLMSRTDTKFCATMDQLNELFQKIQPHYYALTMDGENQLPYETTYFDTPSANMYSNHVRGKKNRYKIRRRTYLSTGIHFLEIKFKNNKGRTIKERISTPVAFDKLSGNEQNFLSQNTPFDPTYLKPGLQNSFLRITLVNKNFKERCTIDFNLQFTGKDETVLLKDLAIIELKTGDRNNQSELGLALRELRIRPSGFSKYAMGRSLVDEQIKSNAIRPQLRNLYKLSRISFLTHQLTSN; encoded by the coding sequence ATGAAATTATTGGACACTTCATGTTTCCGTCCCATATCTCTCGAACAAATGGATGGAGTAAAGTTAATGAGTCGCACCGATACAAAATTCTGTGCCACCATGGACCAGCTTAACGAGTTGTTTCAAAAAATCCAACCACATTATTATGCCCTGACGATGGATGGTGAAAATCAACTTCCATACGAAACAACCTATTTCGATACTCCCTCTGCAAACATGTATTCCAATCATGTTAGAGGTAAGAAAAATCGATATAAAATACGACGCAGAACCTACTTGTCAACAGGGATTCATTTCCTGGAAATCAAATTTAAAAACAACAAGGGAAGAACAATCAAGGAAAGAATTTCTACACCCGTAGCATTTGATAAATTAAGCGGCAATGAACAAAACTTTTTATCTCAGAACACACCTTTTGATCCGACTTATCTAAAACCAGGATTACAGAACAGTTTTCTTAGAATTACTTTGGTAAATAAGAACTTTAAAGAAAGGTGTACCATTGATTTTAATCTTCAATTTACAGGAAAAGACGAAACTGTTTTATTGAAGGATCTGGCCATCATCGAATTGAAGACTGGTGACAGAAATAATCAATCTGAATTGGGCTTGGCTTTGCGTGAACTTCGCATCAGACCTTCGGGTTTCAGTAAATATGCAATGGGTAGGTCACTTGTTGATGAACAGATTAAGTCGAATGCCATCAGACCTCAATTACGTAATCTTTACAAACTTTCAAGAATATCATTTTTAACTCATCAATTAACTTCGAATTAA
- a CDS encoding thiamine pyrophosphate-dependent enzyme → MSEINSIISPENIVYQKTPLLTDATMHYCPGCSHGTVHKLLAEVLEDLELQETAIGVAPVGCSVLLYNYIDIDWQEAAHGRAPAVATGIKRLLPEKVVFSYQGDGDLAAIGTAETIHACNRGENIVIIFINNGIYGMTGGQMAPTTLPGMKAATCPQGRDVSHDGMPIKISDLLAQLPGTCYVTRQAVHTPANVRKTKKALRKAFENQMANKGTSLVEVVATCNSGWKMSPVQSNQWMEENMFPMYPLGDLKDE, encoded by the coding sequence ATGTCAGAAATAAATTCTATTATATCTCCTGAAAACATAGTTTATCAAAAGACACCTCTTTTAACGGATGCAACCATGCACTATTGTCCTGGTTGTAGCCACGGAACAGTTCATAAGTTACTGGCTGAGGTGTTGGAGGATTTAGAGCTTCAGGAAACGGCAATTGGAGTAGCTCCAGTTGGATGTTCGGTATTACTGTATAATTATATTGATATTGACTGGCAGGAAGCAGCTCATGGTAGAGCACCTGCAGTGGCAACAGGCATTAAGCGTCTTTTGCCCGAAAAAGTAGTGTTTTCGTATCAGGGAGATGGCGATTTAGCTGCTATTGGAACTGCTGAAACAATACATGCCTGTAATCGTGGTGAAAATATCGTTATCATTTTCATTAACAACGGTATCTACGGAATGACAGGTGGGCAGATGGCTCCGACAACTTTGCCTGGAATGAAAGCGGCAACATGTCCGCAAGGACGTGATGTAAGCCATGATGGTATGCCAATTAAAATTTCTGATTTATTGGCCCAATTACCAGGTACTTGTTATGTAACCCGTCAAGCAGTTCATACACCTGCTAACGTACGTAAAACAAAGAAGGCTTTGCGTAAGGCGTTTGAAAATCAAATGGCGAATAAAGGAACCTCGTTGGTTGAGGTTGTTGCAACCTGCAACTCTGGCTGGAAAATGAGTCCTGTACAGTCCAATCAATGGATGGAAGAGAATATGTTTCCAATGTATCCATTAGGAGATTTAAAAGACGAATAG
- a CDS encoding 2-oxoacid:acceptor oxidoreductase family protein, producing the protein MKEEIIIAGFGGQGVLSMGKILAYSGVMQGQEVSWMPSYGPEMRGGTANVTVILSDERISSPILHEFDTAIILNQQSMDKFEKDVKPGGTLIYDGNGITRHPERTDINVYRVDATEEAARMHSVKTFNMIVLGGFLKVKPVVDMNNVIEGLKKSLPERHHHLIPMNEKAIERGTQIIKEVSMVV; encoded by the coding sequence ATGAAAGAAGAAATAATCATAGCCGGTTTCGGTGGTCAGGGTGTACTTTCAATGGGTAAGATTTTAGCTTACTCAGGCGTAATGCAAGGTCAGGAAGTAAGCTGGATGCCATCATACGGACCTGAAATGCGCGGAGGAACAGCGAATGTGACCGTTATTCTCAGTGATGAAAGAATCAGTTCACCTATTCTTCATGAATTTGATACTGCCATCATACTGAACCAGCAGTCGATGGATAAATTCGAAAAAGATGTAAAACCAGGTGGAACATTAATATATGATGGGAATGGTATTACCCGTCATCCTGAGCGTACTGATATAAATGTTTATAGAGTTGACGCCACGGAAGAGGCTGCCCGTATGCATTCAGTTAAAACATTTAACATGATTGTGTTGGGTGGATTTTTGAAGGTTAAACCAGTTGTTGATATGAATAATGTTATCGAGGGTTTAAAAAAGTCATTACCTGAGCGTCATCATCATCTTATTCCAATGAATGAGAAAGCTATTGAACGTGGAACTCAGATTATAAAAGAAGTTTCAATGGTGGTGTAA
- a CDS encoding acetate--CoA ligase family protein, whose translation MINEQLIKPKSIVVVGGSDNIQKPGGKILKNIIDGGFGGKLYVTNLNSSSVQGISACPDVTDLHEEIDLAVIAVAAKYCLQTIEVLAYQKGVKAFIIISAGFGEENEIGAALEKQIVKVVNEVGGCLIGPNCIGVLTTHHNSVFTTPIPPLEKEGADFISGSGATAVFIMEAGVSKGLKFNSVFSVGNSAQIGVEEVLEYLDITFDPEKSSKIKLLYLESISNPKKLLKHASSLIRKGCKIAAVKAGASEAGSRAASSHTGAMANSDLAVDTLFHKAGIVRCYGREELANVAAVFMGKPLVGKNIAIITHAGGPAVMLTDTLSNGGLIVPTIKGGKADELLTKLFPGSSVSNPIDFLATGTAEQLGCIIDACENDFDHIDAMVVVFGSPGLFPINEVYDVLHQKMSKCKKPIYPVLPSVVNAKEAIDEFLSKGNFGFSDEVNLGQALVKVHNVSAPQVKNNNKQLVNQQKIRRIIESQVSGYAAPETVQALLDAAGVSRVREIVSDDVDQLLNAVSEIGFPIVMKVVGPVHKSDVGGVVLNVENEAQLIAEFRHMMQINEAVGVMIQPMLKGTELFVGASYEPGFGHIVLCGLGGIFVEVLKDVSSGLCPVSHIEALAMIQKLRGYKIIQGVRGNIGVDEEVFADIIVRISQMLECAPEIKEMDINPLLGEGERIVAVDARIRIER comes from the coding sequence ATGATAAACGAACAGCTGATTAAGCCGAAAAGTATAGTTGTGGTCGGAGGATCTGATAATATTCAGAAACCGGGAGGTAAGATTCTTAAAAACATTATTGATGGAGGATTTGGAGGTAAATTGTACGTTACCAATTTAAATAGTTCATCAGTTCAGGGAATAAGTGCTTGTCCTGATGTTACTGATCTTCATGAGGAAATAGATCTGGCCGTGATAGCAGTTGCAGCCAAATATTGTCTTCAGACTATTGAGGTTTTGGCTTATCAGAAAGGGGTAAAAGCCTTTATTATTATATCTGCAGGGTTTGGTGAAGAGAACGAGATTGGTGCCGCATTGGAAAAGCAGATTGTGAAAGTGGTTAATGAGGTTGGTGGATGCTTGATTGGGCCTAATTGTATTGGTGTTTTAACCACGCACCATAATAGTGTTTTTACTACGCCTATTCCACCATTAGAGAAAGAAGGGGCTGACTTTATCTCAGGTTCAGGAGCAACCGCAGTATTTATTATGGAGGCCGGTGTTTCAAAAGGCCTTAAGTTTAACAGTGTTTTCTCGGTAGGAAACAGTGCTCAGATTGGAGTGGAAGAGGTATTGGAATATTTGGATATAACTTTTGATCCGGAGAAAAGTTCCAAAATAAAATTACTTTATCTCGAAAGTATAAGTAATCCAAAGAAGCTATTGAAGCATGCTTCATCTTTAATCAGAAAAGGCTGTAAGATAGCTGCAGTCAAAGCAGGTGCATCTGAAGCTGGAAGTCGGGCTGCGTCCAGTCATACGGGAGCCATGGCTAACAGTGACCTGGCAGTAGATACTTTGTTTCATAAAGCAGGTATTGTTCGATGCTATGGACGTGAAGAACTGGCCAATGTAGCTGCTGTTTTTATGGGGAAGCCATTGGTTGGCAAAAATATTGCAATAATTACACATGCTGGTGGACCGGCGGTAATGCTAACAGATACGCTTTCAAACGGAGGATTAATAGTACCAACTATAAAGGGAGGTAAAGCAGATGAATTATTAACGAAGTTGTTTCCTGGTTCCAGTGTTTCAAATCCTATAGATTTTTTGGCTACAGGAACCGCTGAACAACTGGGCTGTATCATTGATGCATGTGAGAATGATTTTGATCATATCGATGCGATGGTAGTTGTGTTTGGTAGTCCCGGATTGTTTCCGATAAATGAAGTGTATGATGTGCTTCATCAGAAAATGAGCAAATGTAAAAAGCCTATTTATCCGGTTTTGCCATCTGTGGTTAATGCAAAAGAGGCGATTGATGAATTTTTATCCAAAGGAAATTTTGGTTTTTCGGATGAGGTAAACCTTGGACAGGCTTTGGTTAAAGTTCATAATGTATCTGCTCCACAAGTAAAAAATAATAATAAGCAACTTGTTAATCAGCAAAAAATTCGTCGAATAATTGAGAGTCAGGTTTCAGGATATGCAGCTCCAGAAACTGTGCAGGCATTACTAGATGCAGCAGGTGTTTCAAGGGTTCGGGAAATAGTAAGTGATGATGTTGATCAACTGTTAAATGCTGTCAGCGAAATAGGCTTCCCGATTGTGATGAAAGTTGTGGGACCTGTTCATAAATCAGATGTGGGTGGTGTTGTATTAAATGTTGAAAACGAGGCGCAATTAATAGCTGAGTTTAGACACATGATGCAAATAAATGAGGCCGTAGGCGTAATGATTCAGCCAATGTTAAAGGGTACTGAATTATTTGTAGGGGCAAGTTATGAGCCTGGATTTGGACACATTGTTTTATGTGGTTTGGGAGGTATTTTTGTTGAGGTTTTAAAAGATGTTAGCTCTGGTTTGTGTCCTGTTTCGCATATTGAGGCTCTTGCAATGATTCAAAAATTAAGAGGTTATAAGATAATACAAGGAGTAAGGGGTAATATAGGAGTTGATGAAGAGGTTTTTGCTGATATTATCGTTCGAATTTCTCAAATGTTAGAGTGTGCACCTGAAATAAAAGAGATGGATATAAATCCTTTGCTTGGAGAAGGTGAACGGATTGTTGCTGTTGATGCACGAATCAGGATAGAAAGATGA
- a CDS encoding DUF2490 domain-containing protein produces the protein MKIKIFLSRYFAVILLLTMVLPLSAQNAENEWQTRTAFTAQFKLAKKLKLELAPEFRFEDQFKLDRTQLEAELEYKAFKNISFAARYQYIINYRDNKDTEYLPRYMLSASYKKSFDRWTPGFRLSYTDYNDDNDGSAFFRYKGSLEYNIKNSKLTPEASIQAYHDLTNSDWYKIRYGLGFSYKLFKKNSISLSYNLDYYLNEARNRHIIDIGYKIRF, from the coding sequence ATGAAGATCAAAATATTTTTATCCAGATACTTTGCTGTCATTCTTCTATTGACAATGGTACTGCCATTATCAGCGCAGAATGCTGAAAACGAATGGCAAACCCGCACAGCCTTTACAGCTCAATTTAAGCTTGCAAAGAAATTAAAACTGGAACTTGCACCAGAATTTCGCTTTGAAGATCAGTTTAAACTTGATCGAACGCAACTGGAAGCCGAGCTGGAATACAAGGCCTTCAAAAACATTTCATTTGCTGCAAGATACCAGTACATTATCAATTACAGAGATAATAAAGATACGGAGTATTTGCCTCGTTACATGTTAAGTGCCTCATACAAGAAAAGCTTTGATCGCTGGACACCCGGTTTTAGATTAAGTTATACTGATTATAATGACGACAATGATGGATCAGCTTTTTTCAGATATAAAGGATCTTTAGAATATAATATCAAAAACAGTAAACTTACACCTGAGGCAAGCATTCAGGCCTATCACGACCTAACCAACTCTGATTGGTACAAAATAAGATACGGATTAGGGTTTAGTTATAAGCTATTTAAAAAGAACAGCATAAGCTTATCCTATAATTTGGATTACTATTTAAACGAAGCCAGAAACCGACATATCATAGATATAGGTTATAAAATCAGGTTTTAG
- a CDS encoding LytTR family DNA-binding domain-containing protein: MKALIIEDEHTAAENLKAIVHEVEPDIELIGVLDSIQASVEYLNNNDMPDIVFMDIHLADGQSFLIFEQVELTCPVIFTTAYDEYALEAFKVNSIDYLLKPIEPEDVSRAIKKLKQLTNADKDEYANRLETFISNRTNYTKTFLIPHKDKLIPIPTTQIAYFYTTNEAVSITTVDGRTFPMDKSLDTLMSKLDPENFFRANRQFIIAHQAIKEVAVWFGNRLSAILTVSTEERIIISKARVSSFKKWLMQN, encoded by the coding sequence ATGAAAGCACTGATAATTGAGGATGAACATACGGCTGCAGAAAACCTGAAAGCCATCGTGCACGAAGTTGAACCCGACATTGAACTTATAGGCGTTTTGGATAGTATTCAGGCTTCCGTTGAGTACCTGAATAATAATGATATGCCGGATATCGTATTTATGGATATCCACCTTGCTGACGGACAATCTTTTTTAATTTTTGAACAAGTCGAATTAACCTGCCCGGTTATCTTCACCACTGCCTATGATGAGTATGCTCTGGAGGCATTTAAAGTAAATAGCATTGATTATCTGTTAAAACCTATCGAACCTGAAGATGTCAGTCGGGCTATTAAAAAATTAAAACAGCTAACCAATGCTGATAAAGATGAGTATGCCAACAGGCTGGAAACTTTTATCTCCAACCGTACCAACTATACTAAAACTTTTCTTATTCCGCATAAAGACAAATTAATTCCGATTCCTACCACACAAATAGCATATTTTTATACTACCAACGAAGCTGTTTCAATAACAACCGTTGATGGCAGAACCTTCCCAATGGATAAATCATTGGACACGTTAATGAGTAAACTTGATCCGGAAAACTTTTTTAGAGCCAACCGACAATTTATCATTGCACACCAGGCCATTAAAGAAGTTGCAGTATGGTTTGGCAATCGTCTTTCTGCCATACTTACCGTATCTACTGAAGAACGAATTATTATAAGCAAAGCAAGAGTATCCTCATTTAAAAAATGGTTGATGCAAAATTAA
- a CDS encoding 3-methyl-2-oxobutanoate dehydrogenase subunit VorB, which produces MRELKLMKGNEAIAEAAIRCGVDGYFGYPITPQSEVMETLMDQAPWKTTGMVVLQAESEIASINMVYGGAGCGKRVMTSSSSPGISLMQEGITYLAGSELPCVVVNVVRGGPGLGTIQPAQSDYFQSVKGGGHGDYKLITLAPASVQEMADFVELAFDLAFKYRNPALILSDGVIGQMMEKVELGEYKPRWTNEYIEENYPWATMGKKNRERNIITSVQLEPSVQEAFNHKLQKKYRECEENEVRYEEYMCEDADYLFVAYGSSARICQKSVEIARSKGIKVGLLRPITLWPFPTKQIAHYADKVKGMLSVEMSAGQMVEDVRLSVCGKVPVEHYGRFGGAIHSPGEVVEALENKLLKA; this is translated from the coding sequence ATGAGAGAACTAAAATTAATGAAAGGTAATGAGGCAATAGCCGAAGCTGCTATCCGCTGTGGAGTAGATGGATATTTCGGATATCCTATTACACCTCAGTCGGAAGTAATGGAAACCCTCATGGACCAGGCGCCTTGGAAAACAACCGGAATGGTTGTGTTGCAGGCCGAAAGTGAAATTGCTTCAATTAATATGGTATATGGCGGTGCCGGTTGTGGTAAGCGCGTAATGACTTCTTCATCCAGTCCGGGTATCAGTTTGATGCAGGAAGGAATAACTTATCTGGCCGGGTCAGAGTTGCCTTGTGTCGTTGTTAATGTTGTTAGGGGAGGACCTGGATTGGGTACAATTCAACCTGCTCAATCGGATTATTTTCAATCTGTGAAAGGGGGTGGTCATGGCGATTATAAATTAATCACATTAGCGCCAGCTTCTGTACAGGAAATGGCTGATTTTGTTGAGTTAGCGTTTGACTTAGCTTTTAAATATAGAAATCCGGCATTGATTCTGTCAGATGGTGTAATTGGCCAGATGATGGAAAAAGTAGAGCTGGGAGAGTACAAACCTCGATGGACCAATGAGTATATTGAGGAGAATTATCCGTGGGCTACTATGGGTAAAAAGAATCGCGAACGTAATATAATTACCTCTGTTCAGTTGGAACCAAGTGTTCAGGAGGCATTCAATCACAAGCTTCAGAAAAAATACAGGGAGTGTGAAGAGAATGAGGTTCGCTATGAAGAATATATGTGTGAGGATGCAGACTATTTGTTTGTTGCCTATGGCTCAAGTGCCCGTATATGTCAAAAATCTGTAGAAATAGCACGATCTAAAGGAATTAAAGTTGGATTACTTCGTCCGATTACCTTATGGCCGTTCCCAACCAAGCAAATTGCACATTATGCTGATAAAGTGAAAGGTATGTTATCGGTTGAAATGAGTGCCGGTCAAATGGTGGAGGATGTTCGCTTATCGGTTTGCGGTAAAGTGCCGGTTGAGCATTATGGACGTTTTGGTGGTGCTATTCACTCACCAGGTGAGGTAGTAGAGGCATTGGAAAATAAACTCTTAAAAGCGTAA